AGTGCCTTCATTTGCAAGTTTATAGCTCACACCATCTTTATTTAATTGATCAACTATTAAAGCAGAATCGCTTGGATTTATATTTTCAAACAATACGCTATAACCAGCATAACCATCACTCTTCATATCTTTATAAATGCTTAAAAATACTAAAAAACCAACGACTACGACTACGGAGCTAGCCGCAACTAGCTTTTGCTTTAATGTAAGCTTTTGAAAAATTTGACTTATCTGTTGAAGTAACGCCTTAAAATCCATATTCTCACTTTAAAATTTGCTTTAACTCTTCAAATACCCTATCATTTTGCCACGATTGTCCGATTGTTATACGAAACGCATTTAAGCCGTAGCTTTTTAGATCTCGTAAAATTATACCTTTTTTTAACATTTTTTGCGATATGTCCGTCGCACTTTGCTCTTTAAATTTAAATGTTATAAAATTTGTATAGCTTTTGATAAATTCTATACCATTTTCACAGGCAAAACTCTCGTATCGTTTCATCTGCTCAAAGTTGCTTTTAATACAATCATCTACAAATTTATCATCTTTTAATGCTTCAATGGCAGCTTTTAAGCTAAGTGTCGTTATGTTAAATGGTGCTCTTAGTTTACCAAATTCACAAATAATCTCTTCATTTGCAATACCGTAACCAACACGCATACCGCCCAAACCATAAGCTTTTGAAAATGTGCCAAGATATATAACGTTTCTAAGCTTTATAATATCGCTTGGCTCTATAGCCTTTTTAGCATCTTTAAATTTAGCAAACTCATTATAAGCACAATCAAGAACTATGAGCGTATCTTTATCAATTTCATTTATAAATTTATAAATCTCTTCCACATCCAAACAATCACCAAGTGGGTTATTTGGAATACATAAAAATATTATAGAAATTTCATCTTTATAAGCTCTGTAAATCTCTTTAAACTCGTCTAAATTATGCTCTTGCGATCTTGTGCGATACACCTTAGACCCCACTTGTTTGGCATAAATCTCATACATCGCAAAGGTTACACCAGCCATTAGCACAGCCGAGTTTGCATTTGCTTTTGCGTGGA
This window of the Campylobacter anatolicus genome carries:
- the hisC gene encoding histidinol-phosphate transaminase, with protein sequence MRFNEELKNLVNYEAGKPIELVVREFGIEAKDVIKLASNENPFGVSPMVVEAIKSVAINAHLYPDDSYFELKNALANKFKVDAKNIIIGAGSDQVIEYAIHAKANANSAVLMAGVTFAMYEIYAKQVGSKVYRTRSQEHNLDEFKEIYRAYKDEISIIFLCIPNNPLGDCLDVEEIYKFINEIDKDTLIVLDCAYNEFAKFKDAKKAIEPSDIIKLRNVIYLGTFSKAYGLGGMRVGYGIANEEIICEFGKLRAPFNITTLSLKAAIEALKDDKFVDDCIKSNFEQMKRYESFACENGIEFIKSYTNFITFKFKEQSATDISQKMLKKGIILRDLKSYGLNAFRITIGQSWQNDRVFEELKQILK